Proteins from one Bacillota bacterium genomic window:
- a CDS encoding cytochrome b/b6 domain-containing protein → MMKKRVQIYTGFERFWHWMQAILVLFLALTGFEIHGSIRFFGFEEAVRYHNIAAYLLIALIVFAIFWHFTTGQWRQYVPTLENMRAQLEYYVFGIFRNAPHPTKKTVLSKLNPLQKLTYFLLKVFLFPLVVVSGLLYMFYRYPTRYGIEAINIESLRFIAIAHTLGAFLMVAFVILHVYMTTTGETALSNLRAMITGYEHIEEPEPAPTAQEATQS, encoded by the coding sequence ATGATGAAAAAACGTGTTCAGATATACACCGGCTTCGAACGGTTCTGGCACTGGATGCAGGCGATACTGGTGCTCTTCCTTGCCCTTACGGGCTTCGAGATACACGGCTCGATCCGCTTCTTTGGCTTCGAGGAGGCGGTCAGATACCACAACATCGCCGCATACCTGCTGATTGCGCTTATCGTCTTCGCCATCTTCTGGCACTTCACCACCGGGCAATGGAGGCAGTACGTGCCCACTCTGGAAAACATGCGCGCTCAGCTGGAGTACTACGTATTCGGCATCTTCCGCAACGCGCCGCATCCTACCAAAAAGACGGTGCTCAGCAAGCTCAATCCCCTGCAGAAACTCACCTACTTTCTGCTGAAGGTGTTTCTCTTTCCGCTGGTCGTGGTTTCTGGCTTGCTGTACATGTTCTATCGGTACCCGACGCGCTATGGAATCGAAGCGATTAACATCGAGTCGCTGAGGTTCATCGCCATTGCACACACTCTCGGCGCGTTTCTGATGGTGGCATTCGTGATACTGCACGTGTACATGACCACTACCGGTGAGACCGCGCTGTCCAATCTGCGCGCCATGATTACCGGCTACGAGCACATCGAAGAGCCAGAGCCAGCACCTACCGC